One Spinacia oleracea cultivar Varoflay chromosome 4, BTI_SOV_V1, whole genome shotgun sequence DNA segment encodes these proteins:
- the LOC110796971 gene encoding uncharacterized protein codes for MDRSWMYGRRDTKDFMHGVSEFCMSALQHQASTGVKEFYCPCADCENVNTVNNVLVIRDHVFMRGFRPNYHVWVYHGESGVYVGNSSKNVVHEQEEAFYAEGEADCFEDEDDDDVESNIDDGNDRVEDMLHEVEDEVRDHVFECLSKAAETPLYPGCTKYRKLSAVCTLYNIKTSGGWTDISFTELLVALSDMLPTGNELPRSNYYAKKLMCPFGLEYKKIHTCPNDCLLYHKQYENLGKCPRCGVSRYKLKGVSEGKNVYPAKVLWYLPIIPRFKRLFSIKKDARNLRWHADPDRRKRDGLLRHPADSPQWKTIDKLHDTFGKEPRNLKLGLCTDEMNPFGTLSSQHSTWPVLLVIYNLPPWLCMKRKYIMLSLLITGPKQPGNDIDVYLEPLVDDLRKMWDEGVSVFDAHANETFRLRAMLFCTINDFPAYGNLSATRTKE; via the coding sequence ATGGATcgtagttggatgtatggtagacGTGACACAAAGGATTTCATGCATGGGGTTTCGGAGTTCTGTATGAGTGCTTTACAACATCAAGCTAGTACGGGGGTCAAAGAGTTTTATTGTCCTTGTGCCGATTGTGAGAATGTGAACACGGTCAATAATGTTTTGGTGATTAGAGATCATGTATTTATGCGTGGGTTTAGACCTAATTACCATGTATGGGTTTATCATGGTGAGAGTGGAGTGTACGTAGGTAATTCTAGTAAGAATGTTGTGCATGAACAAGAAGAAGCTTTCTATGCGGAAGGGGAAGCCGATTGTTTTGAGGATGAGGATGACGATGACGTTGAAAGTAATATTGATGATGGTAATGATCGTGTCGAGGACATGTTGCATGAGGTCGAGGATGAAGTTCGCGATCATGTTTTTGAGTGCTTGTCTAAGGCGGCTGAAACGCCATTGTATCCTGGTTGTACAAAGTATAGAAAGCTTTCCGCTGTTTGCACACTCTACAATATCAAGACAAGCGGAGGCTGGACTGACATTAGTTTCACTGAGTTATTGGTGGCGCTAAGTGATATGTTACCGACTGGCAATGAACTTCCCAGGTCGAACTATTATGCCAAGAAGCTCATGTGTCCCTTTGGTTTAGAGTACAAGAAGATACATACTTGTCCAAATGATTGTCTGCTATATCATAAGCAGTATGAGAATTTGGGTAAGTGCCCACGATGCGGAGTGTCGCGTTACAAACTCAAAGGGGTAAGCGAGGGTAAGAATGTGTACCCAGCTAAGGTGTTGTGGTATCTTCCCATAATACCGAGATTCAAGCGCTTGTTTTCGATAAAAAAAGATGCAAGGAATTTGAGGTGGCATGCAGATCCTGATCGAAGGAAGAGAGATGGTTTGCTtaggcatcctgctgattctcccCAGTGGAAGACTATTGACAAGCTTCATGACACTTTTGGTAAGGAACCTCGGAATTTGAAGCTTGGGTTATGTACGGATGAGATGAATCCATTTGGAACTCTTAGCTCCCAACATAGTACATGGCCAGTACTTTTAGTCATATATAATTTACCTCCTTGGTTGTGTATGAAACGCAAgtacatcatgttgtcgcttCTTATAACGGGGCCTAAACAACCGGGAAACGACATAGATGTCTACCTTGAACCTCTCGTTGATGATTTGAGAAAgatgtgggatgaaggggtttCCGTATTTGATGCACATGCAAATGAGACGTTTAGATTGCGTGCAATGCTTTTCTGCACCATCAATGACTTCCCTGCTTATGGTAACTTATCGGCTACAAGAACAAAGGAATGA